The DNA region ATCCGTACCAGCAATAATACTTACTAAAAGGTAAAGAGAGAGATTTCCATTTAACTAATAAGCCAAACATTACACCATCGAGTCATTTACACACGAGCTtggttttgcttaaaaataaaaCCACCATTTGGTTTCCAGCAACCTCAAAACTCCTAGCTACATATACCTCTTTACCCCTATTAGACGCACCTTTTAATttacaagagagagagagaagaggagagagagagagagaatccTCTTATAATTTCATTCATCTTATAAGATATATAGTGCTTATACGAAAAAGCACGTTAAGTGATGATTTATTATAAGGTCAATTGATTAATTATTCAGGTCTTTGTAATTCCATATTATTGCGGGCCCATGCAGAGTATGAATTAAATTGCTGCTCAAGTTGCCGGAGGATCAATATTTGACGTATAGCCTCAAGTCTTTCCCTTAGCATAGCCGATTCAGTCCTCAACCGCTCGTTGTCACACTGAACCAGTTGGCACTGATGCGTAATTAACCGTAACCGGTTCATTAATTCCCGGTTCTCTAATTTAAACCCGTTCGCCAGGTTCCTCAGGTTCTCCAGATGCTTTTGCTTTCGCATTCGAGACCTCCTGGCTGATTCCCGGTTCGATACCATACGTCTACGCTTTCTCTCATCTATGTCCCGGTTCGATGTTGTGGGCTTCCGTTTTCTCTTATCCGGACAGCGGTTCgagttattattattgttattattccCGCCCGGTTCATCTGAACCGGAACTAGAATGAATGATATTCGGTTTGGAGTCATCAGACCCTGaatccgagtttgaaataaCCGGTTCAGAGGGTGGTGATTCCTTGGGAGAAAAAACCGGTTCTTGATCTTCCACTTCTTGTGGAAATAAGAAAGCCGGTTCGATAGAGTCCCACGGAGTGAAACCGCCATCGAAAGCGGGgaaaaaatggggaaaaagtCCATCGGTAGACAGAGTAGTTGCCGGAAAAGTGGACATCATGGTGGAAAATTTCTTATATGGGGGGGTGGGTAGGTAATTGGAGAAAGGGATTGTAAAAAATGAGGAGGTAGTATTTATGGACGAGAAGGGAAGGGTAGAGTGGGTTCCACTAGGGACAATTTAGtcattgcaaaaaaaaaaattgagtcatGTGGCACTAGCTAGTGGGACCTATatatttggcttttaaaagtagGATTTTTCGGTGACACCAGCACTTGGGACCCAATAATTCAGCTTAGTCACGAAGGAACAAAAGAAGTTGGGGACAGAGTGTAGCTACGTGTCATATTTTGCATGAGCTGAGCGTGTGAGGAGCCAATAGATTGAAAAGGTGCTGACGTGGAATCACGTTTGTCGCTCGGCTCCAGCTAGTGAGCCGAAGAGGGATCTCTTACTGATGAGctgaaattaataaaattttaaagagAGTGATGGACTTCCCACTCTCTGGCAATCATATTTATCCATAGTGTTAATATTACGAAGAGGTGGAGCATTTGATATATGATTTGGTCATGCGTCTGATTTTCCTCGAGTTAATTATTACTACTTGTACTTTTGATTTGTatacaacactccaaaatacTGCTGATATTAACATGAACTGCAAAAATATCACCAAGATGTTTTTTGGACCACAAATCATATAGTGGAGacagagaaatgaaatgaaaattttaaaagtgcCCTGATATCCCTTTACTGGTAGTCAACTTGATTTTTGCTACTACCTTCTTCTGCTATAGAAAACCACATATTATATTCCCTCTTGGAAGAGACTAGAGAGAGATTTATATTAACTGTTCTGTTTGACCTTATCTATTTCATGGTGTGCGCGACTATGAATGAGTCATGAAATCTCAGACCGTGGGTAAGTAAACGAAATAGTAAGGTGTAGGACTTGTGCGTAAAGTCTTATCCCACTGATTATTATTGCGTCGACCTAGTTTTTTGAGTGGATTAACTGTATGCTTTGTTGGAAATAATCCTACTTTTGGACttgataattaataaattaatgtTTTATTAAAACGGGTTAAACATATTAATAGTTGATGGTTATGACTTGGATcttattttgttgatttttttgtagAGCCTGAATTACTTCATATGTA from Lycium ferocissimum isolate CSIRO_LF1 chromosome 2, AGI_CSIRO_Lferr_CH_V1, whole genome shotgun sequence includes:
- the LOC132046758 gene encoding bZIP transcription factor 2-like, coding for MMSTFPATTLSTDGLFPHFFPAFDGGFTPWDSIEPAFLFPQEVEDQEPVFSPKESPPSEPVISNSDSGSDDSKPNIIHSSSGSDEPGGNNNNNNNSNRCPDKRKRKPTTSNRDIDERKRRRMVSNRESARRSRMRKQKHLENLRNLANGFKLENRELMNRLRLITHQCQLVQCDNERLRTESAMLRERLEAIRQILILRQLEQQFNSYSAWARNNMELQRPE